One window from the genome of Choloepus didactylus isolate mChoDid1 chromosome 2, mChoDid1.pri, whole genome shotgun sequence encodes:
- the C2H1orf43 gene encoding protein C1orf43 homolog isoform X2: MASGSNWLSGVNVVLVMAYGSLDLKEEIDTRLFKVQDIKYEPQLLADDDSRLLQLETQGNQNCYNYLYRMKALDAIRASEIPFHAEGRHARSLMGKNFHSYLLDLRNTSTPFKGVRKALIDTLLDGYETARYGTGVFGQSEYLRYQEALTELATAVKTRSGSSQRHHQSAAKDLTQSLEVSPTTIQVTYLPSSQKSKRAKHFLELKSFKDNYNTLESTL, from the exons ATGGCGTCCGGCAGTAACTGGCTGTCCGGGGTGAATGTCGTGTTGGTGATGGCCTACGGGAGCCTG GACCTGAAAGAAGAGATTGATACTCGACTGTTCAAGGTTCAGGATATCAAGTATGAACCGCAGCTCCTTGCAGATGATGATAGCAGACTGCTACAGCTGGAAACCCAGGGAAATCAAA ATTGCTACAACTATCTGTACAGGATGAAAGCTCTGGACGCCATCCGTGCCTCTG agataccatttcatgctGAAGGCCGGCATGCTCGTTCACTAATGGGCAAGAATTTCCACTCCTACCTGCTAGATCTTCGAAACACTAGTACTCCTTTCAAGGGTGTGCGCAAGGCCCTAATTGATACCCTGCTGGATGGCTATGAGACAGCTCGCTATGGGACAGGG GTCTTTGGCCAGAGCGAATACCTGCGCTATCAGGAGGCCCTGACCGAGCTGGCCACTGC GGTCAAAACACGAAGTGGGAGCTCTCAGCGACATCACCAGTCAGCAGCCAAAGACCTTACTCAGTCTCTTGAAGTTTCCCCAACAACCATCCAGGTGACATACCTCCCCTCCAGTCAGAAGAGTAAACGTGCCAAGCACTTCCTGGAATTGAAGAGCTTTAAGGACAACTATAACACATTGGAGAGTACTCTGTGA
- the C2H1orf189 gene encoding uncharacterized protein C1orf189 homolog, with the protein MSVEKMILVEENFQRALELKKMVDRWQDSHTHCLWQMTLCQRRNPYAILRIQDTMVQELALANKQLLMVRQAALHQLFEKEHQQYQQELNQMGKAFYVERL; encoded by the exons ATGTCTGTGGAAAAGATGATATTAGTTGAAGAG AATTTTCAAAGGGCCCTGGAACTTAAGAAGATGGTTGACAG GTGGCAAGATTCACATACTCACTGTCTGTGGCAGATGACACTGTGCCAGAGGAGAAACCCATATGCCATTTTAAGGATACAGGACACCATGGTACAGGAGTTGGCACTAGCCAACAAGCAACTACTGATG GTCCGCCAGGCTGCCCTGCACCAGCTGTTTGAAAAGGAGCATCAGCAGTACCAGCAGGAGCTAAATCAGATGGGCAAAGCTTTTTATGTGGAGAGACTCTGA
- the C2H1orf43 gene encoding protein C1orf43 homolog isoform X3 gives MRFAMKSRRGPHVPVGHNAPKDLKEEIDTRLFKVQDIKYEPQLLADDDSRLLQLETQGNQNCYNYLYRMKALDAIRASEIPFHAEGRHARSLMGKNFHSYLLDLRNTSTPFKGVRKALIDTLLDGYETARYGTGVFGQSEYLRYQEALTELATAVKTRSGSSQRHHQSAAKDLTQSLEVSPTTIQVTYLPSSQKSKRAKHFLELKSFKDNYNTLESTL, from the exons ATGCGGTTTGCAATGAAATCTCGAAGGGGACCTCATGTCCCTGTGGGACACAATGCCCCCAAG GACCTGAAAGAAGAGATTGATACTCGACTGTTCAAGGTTCAGGATATCAAGTATGAACCGCAGCTCCTTGCAGATGATGATAGCAGACTGCTACAGCTGGAAACCCAGGGAAATCAAA ATTGCTACAACTATCTGTACAGGATGAAAGCTCTGGACGCCATCCGTGCCTCTG agataccatttcatgctGAAGGCCGGCATGCTCGTTCACTAATGGGCAAGAATTTCCACTCCTACCTGCTAGATCTTCGAAACACTAGTACTCCTTTCAAGGGTGTGCGCAAGGCCCTAATTGATACCCTGCTGGATGGCTATGAGACAGCTCGCTATGGGACAGGG GTCTTTGGCCAGAGCGAATACCTGCGCTATCAGGAGGCCCTGACCGAGCTGGCCACTGC GGTCAAAACACGAAGTGGGAGCTCTCAGCGACATCACCAGTCAGCAGCCAAAGACCTTACTCAGTCTCTTGAAGTTTCCCCAACAACCATCCAGGTGACATACCTCCCCTCCAGTCAGAAGAGTAAACGTGCCAAGCACTTCCTGGAATTGAAGAGCTTTAAGGACAACTATAACACATTGGAGAGTACTCTGTGA
- the C2H1orf43 gene encoding protein C1orf43 homolog isoform X1, with protein sequence MASGSNWLSGVNVVLVMAYGSLVFVLLFIFVKRQIMRFAMKSRRGPHVPVGHNAPKDLKEEIDTRLFKVQDIKYEPQLLADDDSRLLQLETQGNQNCYNYLYRMKALDAIRASEIPFHAEGRHARSLMGKNFHSYLLDLRNTSTPFKGVRKALIDTLLDGYETARYGTGVFGQSEYLRYQEALTELATAVKTRSGSSQRHHQSAAKDLTQSLEVSPTTIQVTYLPSSQKSKRAKHFLELKSFKDNYNTLESTL encoded by the exons ATGGCGTCCGGCAGTAACTGGCTGTCCGGGGTGAATGTCGTGTTGGTGATGGCCTACGGGAGCCTG GTGTTTGTACTGCTATTTATTTTTGTGAAGAGGCAAATTATGCGGTTTGCAATGAAATCTCGAAGGGGACCTCATGTCCCTGTGGGACACAATGCCCCCAAG GACCTGAAAGAAGAGATTGATACTCGACTGTTCAAGGTTCAGGATATCAAGTATGAACCGCAGCTCCTTGCAGATGATGATAGCAGACTGCTACAGCTGGAAACCCAGGGAAATCAAA ATTGCTACAACTATCTGTACAGGATGAAAGCTCTGGACGCCATCCGTGCCTCTG agataccatttcatgctGAAGGCCGGCATGCTCGTTCACTAATGGGCAAGAATTTCCACTCCTACCTGCTAGATCTTCGAAACACTAGTACTCCTTTCAAGGGTGTGCGCAAGGCCCTAATTGATACCCTGCTGGATGGCTATGAGACAGCTCGCTATGGGACAGGG GTCTTTGGCCAGAGCGAATACCTGCGCTATCAGGAGGCCCTGACCGAGCTGGCCACTGC GGTCAAAACACGAAGTGGGAGCTCTCAGCGACATCACCAGTCAGCAGCCAAAGACCTTACTCAGTCTCTTGAAGTTTCCCCAACAACCATCCAGGTGACATACCTCCCCTCCAGTCAGAAGAGTAAACGTGCCAAGCACTTCCTGGAATTGAAGAGCTTTAAGGACAACTATAACACATTGGAGAGTACTCTGTGA